The following are encoded in a window of Bradyrhizobium guangdongense genomic DNA:
- a CDS encoding TIGR02302 family protein, with protein MNGVTPDPSDPIRDGDALSRLKLAQALQRSTYAIAWERAWPALARLLTVIGLFLAVSWAGLWLALPSVARAVGLVIFAGLAAGALFPLIRFRWPRREEALARLDRGSGIRHRPATTLTDTLTSRDPVAQALWQAQRERTLASLKRIRAGLPHPRLAIHDPWALRALVMVMLVATFFAAGDERAMRLGAAFDWNGVLAPANVRVDAWVTPPLYTGKPPVILSAANKEAAALPASGPLAVPAGSTLIVRSSGGSLDVVVSGGLKEVAPTEATPKGTNEKHFAITGDGTAHVRAPSGQPQWAFAATPDRPPTIALAKDPERQARGALQLVYKIEDDYGVTGAEAHVATRSADGGKDGDNKQAARPLFQPPQFPLVLPNARTRNGVGQTVKDLSEDPYAGADVTLTLTAKDEAGNEARSEPFNMRLPERLFTKPLARALIEQRRILALDANKNSEVYTALDALMIAPELFTQETGQYLGLHSVAHQLEAARTDDALREVVASLWALAVTIEDGNISDVEKALRAAQDALKQALERGASDEEIKKLTQDLRAALDNFMRQLAEQFRNNKDAQNLARPLDPNTKILRQQDLQNMIDRMERLSRSGDKDAAKQLLEQLQQMLEGLQMAQPGQSGESDMEQALNELGDMIRKQQQLRDKTYKQGQDSRRDRMRGKQQPGDQSMSDLQQDQQALRDRLKKLQDEMARRGLSQKGQKGQQGQKGQEGQKGDQGQGGQDGDQDADQGDDDGGLDSADSAMGDAGSKLGDGNADGAVDSQGKALDAMRKGAQKMAEAMQQGDGDGQGDGPGNRAGRQQSGGNQTDPLGRPLLGREFGDDYTVKIPGEIDVQRVRRILEELRRRLGDPSRPQIELDYIERLLKDF; from the coding sequence TTGAACGGCGTCACCCCCGACCCGTCAGACCCGATCCGCGATGGCGATGCTCTGTCGCGGTTGAAGCTGGCGCAGGCCCTTCAGCGGTCCACTTATGCCATCGCGTGGGAGCGTGCCTGGCCTGCTCTGGCGCGTCTCCTGACCGTTATCGGCCTGTTTCTGGCTGTGTCCTGGGCCGGTCTCTGGCTGGCGCTGCCCTCTGTCGCGCGCGCCGTCGGTCTCGTCATCTTTGCAGGGCTTGCTGCTGGCGCCCTGTTCCCCCTGATTCGTTTTCGTTGGCCGCGCCGCGAAGAGGCGCTCGCCCGGCTCGATCGCGGTTCGGGAATCCGCCACCGCCCGGCCACCACGTTGACGGACACGCTGACATCGCGGGATCCGGTCGCGCAGGCGCTGTGGCAGGCGCAGCGCGAGCGCACGCTGGCCTCGCTCAAGCGCATCCGCGCCGGTTTGCCGCACCCGCGCCTTGCCATCCACGACCCCTGGGCGCTCCGCGCGCTGGTCATGGTGATGCTGGTCGCGACCTTCTTTGCAGCCGGCGACGAGCGCGCGATGCGGCTCGGTGCTGCCTTCGACTGGAACGGCGTGCTGGCGCCGGCCAATGTCCGCGTCGACGCCTGGGTCACGCCACCGCTCTATACCGGCAAGCCGCCGGTGATCCTGTCGGCCGCCAACAAGGAGGCCGCAGCGCTTCCCGCCAGCGGCCCGCTCGCCGTGCCCGCCGGTTCGACCCTGATCGTGCGCTCCTCCGGCGGCAGCCTCGATGTCGTCGTGTCCGGTGGCCTCAAGGAAGTCGCGCCCACGGAGGCCACGCCCAAGGGCACCAACGAGAAGCATTTTGCCATCACCGGCGACGGCACCGCGCATGTCCGCGCGCCCTCGGGCCAGCCGCAATGGGCCTTCGCGGCGACTCCGGACCGCCCGCCGACGATTGCGCTCGCCAAGGATCCGGAGCGCCAGGCGCGCGGCGCACTTCAGCTCGTCTACAAGATCGAGGATGATTACGGCGTCACCGGCGCCGAGGCGCACGTGGCAACGCGTTCCGCCGATGGCGGCAAGGACGGCGATAACAAACAAGCGGCGCGGCCGCTGTTCCAGCCGCCGCAGTTTCCGCTGGTGCTGCCGAATGCGCGCACCCGCAACGGCGTCGGCCAGACGGTGAAGGATCTCAGCGAGGACCCCTATGCCGGCGCCGACGTCACGCTGACGCTGACCGCGAAGGACGAGGCCGGCAACGAAGCGCGAAGCGAACCCTTCAATATGCGCCTGCCGGAGCGGCTGTTCACGAAGCCGCTCGCACGCGCGCTGATCGAGCAGCGCCGTATCCTCGCGCTCGATGCCAACAAGAATTCCGAGGTCTATACCGCGCTCGACGCGCTGATGATTGCGCCCGAACTGTTCACGCAGGAGACCGGGCAATATCTCGGCCTCCACAGCGTAGCGCACCAGCTCGAGGCGGCGCGCACGGACGATGCGCTGCGCGAGGTCGTGGCGAGCCTGTGGGCGCTCGCCGTGACGATCGAGGACGGCAACATTTCCGACGTCGAAAAGGCCTTGCGCGCGGCGCAGGACGCGCTGAAACAGGCGCTGGAGCGCGGCGCCAGCGACGAGGAGATCAAGAAGCTCACGCAGGATCTGCGGGCGGCGCTGGATAATTTCATGCGCCAGCTTGCCGAGCAGTTCCGCAACAACAAGGATGCGCAGAATCTGGCGCGTCCGCTCGATCCGAACACCAAGATCCTGCGCCAGCAGGACCTTCAGAACATGATCGATCGCATGGAGCGCCTGTCGCGGTCCGGCGACAAGGACGCGGCCAAGCAGTTGCTCGAGCAACTCCAGCAGATGCTGGAAGGCCTGCAGATGGCGCAGCCGGGACAGTCCGGCGAGAGCGACATGGAGCAGGCGCTGAACGAGCTCGGCGACATGATCCGCAAGCAGCAGCAATTGCGCGACAAGACCTACAAGCAGGGGCAGGATTCCCGGCGCGACCGCATGCGCGGCAAGCAGCAGCCGGGCGACCAGTCTATGTCGGATCTGCAGCAGGACCAGCAGGCGCTGCGCGACCGCCTGAAGAAGCTCCAGGACGAAATGGCCAGGCGCGGCCTGTCGCAGAAGGGCCAGAAAGGCCAACAGGGACAGAAGGGCCAAGAGGGACAGAAGGGCGATCAGGGACAGGGCGGCCAGGACGGCGATCAGGACGCTGATCAGGGTGATGATGACGGCGGGCTCGATTCCGCCGACAGCGCCATGGGCGACGCCGGCTCGAAGCTTGGCGACGGCAATGCCGACGGTGCCGTGGATTCCCAGGGCAAGGCGCTCGACGCCATGCGCAAGGGTGCGCAGAAGATGGCCGAAGCGATGCAGCAGGGCGACGGTGACGGCCAGGGCGATGGTCCCGGCAATCGCGCCGGCCGGCAGCAGAGCGGCGGCAACCAGACCGACCCGCTCGGCCGTCCCTTGCTCGGCCGCGAATTCGGCGACGATTACACCGTCAAGATTCCCGGCGAGATTGACGTGCAGCGCGTCCGCCGCATCCTCGAAGAACTCCGTCGCCGCCTCGGCGACCCCTCGCGTCCGCAGATCGAACTCGATTATATCGAGCGGCTGCTGAAGGATTTTTGA
- a CDS encoding carboxymuconolactone decarboxylase family protein, translated as MDKKMHDKGLEVRKAVLGEAYVNNALKNVDDFNRPFQEMLNEYCWGTVWGREELPRKTRSMLNIAMIAILNRQHEFRAHLKGALTNGVTRDEIREILMQVAIYGGMPAAVDSFRIAREVFAEIDGKA; from the coding sequence ATGGACAAGAAGATGCACGACAAGGGCCTGGAAGTCCGCAAAGCGGTACTGGGCGAAGCCTATGTCAACAACGCGCTGAAGAACGTCGACGACTTCAACCGTCCGTTCCAGGAGATGCTCAACGAATATTGCTGGGGCACGGTGTGGGGCCGCGAGGAGCTGCCGCGCAAGACCCGCAGCATGCTCAACATCGCGATGATCGCCATCCTCAACCGCCAGCACGAATTCCGCGCCCATCTGAAAGGCGCGCTCACCAACGGCGTCACGCGCGACGAGATCCGCGAGATCCTGATGCAGGTCGCAATCTACGGCGGCATGCCGGCGGCTGTCGACAGTTTTCGCATCGCGCGCGAGGTGTTCGCGGAGATTGATGGGAAGGCGTGA